The nucleotide window GAAGGTACAATAATAAGCATAGTTGTATTGATGTGCCAAGTTCATCTAAGAGTGTTTAATAATTCGGTTCTGCACTATACTGAACAAATTCTGAATGGAAATTCCATTTTGAATTCAGtgctaaaacaaaaataagaaaaatgatgcTGAATTCAATCAGCAAATTAAGAAATTGAGTAAATCAAGGGATTAATcaaagtgagaaaaaaatttaaatatcatagGATCTTCCACTCCAATGCTTATGTTATTTGGAACTAAAAGTTCAGTGCTAAATCTGCACTTGGGGCGTATTAGGGTAAACAACTTGAGTAAGCATTTATTCACTAAACTCTTATCAAATGAGAATTCCCATATAGGCTTGGTTACAGAGCTTAATGAAATAAGCTAAAAAGAGCTTATTTTGATAAGGTTCATAGTTAAGCTTATTGAATAAACtacaaatacaaaaggcatatagatagataaataagCTACTTTCATAAGCTTAAACAAGCCCTTCAGAATGCTCCCTTAATCATAGAAGCAGTgaaaatgatgataaaaatgGCATTATTTAGCTCCTTAGTCGTTATTCATTCAATATTTCACTCTCAGTTAGTATAAGTCCCTTTATGTAGTTTTCAATAGTTTGCTAAATACCCAAATAGTGATTTAATTCTGTAAAGTTAAAGTATAATTAAGCAGCTTCATGGCGTAAATCATTACACCAAAAAAATTTCACCCATAATGAGCAAATAATCCAATGAATCAACCAAAAGTATAGATGAAAGCTCAAATATTTTGCCCCCTAGCCCTGAAAGAACATTTTTGCATTTTAGCAGATTGTAGCAAAATTCACTGAAAAGGCTGGAAAAGCAGCATTATGAATTCACAAACATAATAACAAAGTAACAAATAGAGCTACTGCAGtacatacaaaattaaaatgataaacagAAAAACAAGATATCTGCATTGTTTAGTTACCTCTTAAAAACTCTACAGCTTCATCTAGGACAAGGTTAAGCAACTGATCATACCCTTTCAGAGTCCCTGTCACTgcaatcaaacaaaacaaaatataacaaaaaatatacatgTAGAAGAGtttatttgcattttaattatgaaaGCTAACTCTCAATTGAGTACTTGCAATTCAAAACGAAACGAATTTCATACTTCCGCCGTCATTTTAAACAATCAATACATAAATCAttaaccatttaaaaaaataaaaaatcacaagaGAAGGGAATTGGGTAACCTAACCTTGTCTGCCACCAGTAAGCTTAACTTGAACGCCTTTGTCTACAAACTTTGCAAGGTCCAAAACCGTTTCCTTTCTGCCCGACTGTGTCGATTAtaaaatgcacaaaaaaaaagatttacatATCATAAGAGCATTCAGaacaaaagtaaatgaaaaaggGGGGAAAACCCTAAAAGAAGACAGAGAGATGAAATAGTTTTGAAATTGAAGATGTGATTGGGGTTTGCTGAATCTTACCATGCTTAATTCACGTAGTGTCGAGCTTCGTATGGTGCTGATTTGTGTCTGTGCGACAATGAAAAGAGAAGTACCGATGCGAAAGTGATAGTATGGATTTGAATATACACAGAGAGAGAGAACTTGGAAGAGAGGAGTGAACAACGGCAAATGGGGGACCAATATATCTATTAAGTGACGGCGGAAATAACTTTGAAACAAAACagaatataaatgtttttttagcgaagatattttaaaagaaaatagtcAGATCCTAAATGTGTAAAGAGTGCCACAAATATATATGCTtgcattaattttcatttccgTCTGTCCATCTGTCTGTTAAAGAGACAAATTTGTTTTGACCATTTTTAATTaccatatttattatataatatctttctttttttacttttcatcttCCACTTTAGTGTGATCAATATGTCTCTAAAAGATGAAACTACATAATTTTGGATATTCACATCTTGTATCACTTTGCTTCTAACATTGCTTCCAAAGCAAGGCCACCCTCCAATTCCACTCTTATTCTTATTTTGTTACCTTTGTTACTGTGTTGTGTGGGAGTGAAATTGGCCATCTGGGTCACCCAGAAAATATTGTAACAtgggataaaaaaatttgttttgactTTGAATTGATGTTTCTTTGGTTGCAGGATTTCTTGGAGTAGCAACCAACAGTTGGAACATTAATGCTTAAATGATACTCTTTCTGTTTTAGTATTGTAACGTTTgcatttgaaaatgatttggagaTTGGTAAGGGTGAATCCTTATTGTAGATTTTCTTTGTTGCATGCTGTAGGATGGAAGTAGGTTGAGTTGGAGCAGAAAGATTGCAGCTAAAGACATTAAATTTGGTATGGAGGCTCGGGCTCTGATGCTTTAGGGTGTTGAAGAGCTTGCTGATGCTGCCAAAGTAACATGGGTTCCAAGGTAACTGAATGGATTGTTTATTTGCTTTTTGTGTTAttgtttttacattaattttttagtagAGCTTTTACATTAATTGTTGATGTTGATAGTGTTAGATGGGGAAGATTATTATTAGTAATGGTAAGGGGAAAGTGTTGGAACTTGGAAGGAATGACACTGCGAATGATTGTGATGGCTGATCTCAGATGTCTATGAAGTCAATTCTTGCCTTTATGAGGgataaaaagtcaaaaactactATTTAACAAAACAATGAAAGATGCTAATGCTGCTGGACTGTTTTAAGTTTGTGGATTGCCTTTGTGCAATAGGTGTTGTCTGTGTTGGTTGATGTTGAGTTTATTCTCTTTATGGGGCGTAATGTTGTGATGGAGCAAAGTTTTGGTGCCACTAAAGTAACCAAAGACGGAGTAAATACTGCAAAGAGCATTGAATTCAAGGGTAA belongs to Glycine soja cultivar W05 chromosome 5, ASM419377v2, whole genome shotgun sequence and includes:
- the LOC114412848 gene encoding sm-like protein LSM7, with the translated sequence MSGRKETVLDLAKFVDKGVQVKLTGGRQVTGTLKGYDQLLNLVLDEAVEFLRDPDDPLKTTDQTRNLGLIVCRGTAVMLVSPTDGTDEIANPFIQPDGS